A genome region from Babesia bigemina genome assembly Bbig001, chromosome : I includes the following:
- a CDS encoding Phosphatidylinositol N-acetylglucosaminyltransferase subunit H, producing the protein MARCFSAEKWPSGYSFTSRCSSGAYLLCVRLLRAGRWILIACAVRPADDPFTATQPFVSKELRVKFGCLTAAVFLGIELLGRLNVTEERLILLKGFGLQMESRSLFGKQSIRTLPISEISDMLINEAVMMDEVIFYMLITLKNSDEIVLPFENAIPRLKGLRLIHSAFNEMFPAEMRRAAAE; encoded by the exons ATGGCCCGTTGCTTCTCCGCGGAAAAATGGCCGTCGGGGTATTCCTTCACCTccaggtgcagcagcggGGCGTACTTGTTGTGCGTCAGGCTGCTGCGCGCCGGGAGGTGGATTCTAATCGCATGTGCCGTAAGACCCGCAGATGACCCATTCACCGCCACGCAGCCGTTCGTGAGCAAGGAGCTCAGAGTCAAGTTTGGCTGCCTGACAGCGGCGGTCTTCCTAGGGATTGAGCTGCTCGGCAGGCTCAACGTGACCGAGG AGCGGCTGATACTGCTCAAGGGCTTCGGCCTGCAGATGGAGTCCCGGTCGCTCTTCGGGAAGCAGAGCATCAGGACCCTGCCCATATCGGAAATATCAGACATGCTGATAAATGAG GCCGTCATGATGGACGAGGTCATCTTCTACATGCTGATCACGCTGAAGAATTCGGACGAGATCGTGCTGCCATTCGAA AACGCCATCCCGAGGCTCAAGGGACTTCGCCTCATCCACAGCGCCTTCAACGAAATGTTCCCCGCCGAAATGAGGCGCGCCGCCGCTGAGTAG
- a CDS encoding glycosyl transferase, group 2 family protein, putative yields MGDVLRNLSVILATYNEKDNIPYMVFLLIDVLRRQNIAYEILLVDDNSPDGTADVYRELQALYPSVSLKLLSRPGKLGLGSAYMEGLRHTKYDFVLILDADMSHHPKYIVDMIRLQRTGNYDIVSGTRYARGGGASGWCFRRVFISKTANFLAQFMLKPKMTDLTGSFRLYRRSLFESVLKDVKGRGYIFQMEIAIRAEKQYKARVAEVPIIFVERLYGVSKLGVMEIFGYLTGLFKLFWSL; encoded by the exons ATGGGTGACGTTTTGCGAAATTTGTCCGTCATCCTCGCGACGTACAACGAGAAGGATAACATCCCGTATATGGTATTCCTCCTGATCGACGTGCTTCGCAGACA GAACATTGCGTACGAGATTTTGCTGGTAGACGACAACAGCCCGGACGGCACGGCCGATGTGTACCGGGAGCTGCAGGCGCTCTATCCTTCCGTGTCGCTGAAGCTGCTTTCGCGCCCCGGAAAGCTTGGCTTGGGTTCAGCGTACATGGAGGGCCTGCGCCACACCAAATACGACTTCGTGCTGATCCTCGACGCCGATATGTCCCACCACCCGAAGTACATCGTCGACATGATTCGCCTCCAACGCACCGGCAACTACGACATTGTGAGCGGCACTCGTTACGCGCGTGGCGGAGGCGCCAGCGGGTGGTGCTTTCGCCGCGTCTTCATCAGCAAGACGGCGAACTTCCTGGCGCAGTTCATGCTGAAGCCCAAGATGACTGACTTGACCGGCTCCTTCCGCCTCTATCGCAGATCCCTCTTTGAGTCCGTATTGAAGGACGTCAAAGGCCGAG GTTACATTTTCCAAATGGAGATCGCCATTCGCGCCGAGAAGCAATACAAGGCCCGCGTGGCGGAGGTGCCCATCATCTTCGTCGAACGTCTGTATGGCGTATCGAAGCTAG GCGTTATGGAGATTTTCGGCTACCTGACAGGCCTGTTCAAGCTCTTCTGGTCGTTGTGA